The genomic DNA TCAGTCGCACATGAGCAGAACAGCCAGCGAAGCCTGCTATACTGCCCACAGGCAGCCTCCGGTTTGCCGGAGGAGGGTCTTCATCCGTCGCGAACCGAAGGAGGACGGGATGACCGTCGAACAGCGTCAAGAGTTCGACGTCGTATTCCTCGGCGGTGGGACCGGTGGCTACGTCGCGGCGATCCGCGCCGCGCAACTCGGCCTGAAGGTCGCTGTCGTCGAGAAGGACAAGGTCGGCGGAACCTGCCTGCACCGCGGCTGCATTCCCAGCAAGGCGCTCCTCAAGAGCGCGGAACTCCTCGAACGAGCGCGCCGGGCCAAGGAGTTCGGTGTCATCGTCGGCGAGGTCCAGGGCGACTATGCGACCGCTTTCAAACGCAGCCAGCAAGTCGTCGAGCAGTTGCACAAGGGGATCCACTTCCTCTTCCGCAAGCACGGCATTACGCTCATCCAGGGCGTCGGCCGGTTGACGGCCAACCGCACGGTTGTCGTCAACGGTGCGGACGGTCAGCAGCAGGAGCTGCGCGGACGAGCGATCGTGATCGATACGGGCTCGCGGCCTCGGGCTATTCCCGGTATCCCCTTCGACGGCGTGCGCGTACTCAACAGCGATCACACGACGGCCCAGCTCGACTGGTACCCCAAGCGGGTCATCATCCGCGGTGGTGGCGCGACCGGTGTCGAACACGCGACCGTCTATCGCGCCTTCGGCGCCGAGGTCACCCTGGTCGGCCGCATCGTGCCCAACGAGGACGAAGAGGTCCAGCAACAGCTGATCCGCTCTTTCCAGCGCAAGGGGATCCGCATCATCCCGGACTACCGGCCGACGGCCGACGATTTCGACATCACCGAGGGTGGCGTCCGGATGCGCGTGCGCAAGAGCGGCGCCCAGGAGGAGGTCATCGAGGCCGATGCCCTCTTCGTCGCGCTCGGCCGCGAGGGCAATATCGAGGATATCGGTCTCGAGGAACTCGGTGTCCGTACCAAAGACGGCTTCATCGTCACCGACGAGTTCTTCCGCACCAACGTCGAGGGTGTGTACGCCATCGGCGACGTCCTCGGGATCCAGCAGCTGGCGCACACCGCCATGCACCAGGGGATCATCGCAGTCGAGCACATCGCCGGGGAAAAGCCGCTGCCGCTGGACTACAACCGCGTCCCGGTCGTGACCTACTGTCATCCGGAAATCGCCAGCCTCGGCCTCACCGAACGCGAGGCAAAGGAGCAGGGCCGTACGATCAAAGTCGGCAAGTTCCCCTTCCGGGCCAACGGGAAGTCGCTCATCGAGGGGGAGACGGACGGCTTCGTGAAAGTCATTGCCGACGCGGACACGAACGACATCATCGGCGTCCACATCATCGGCAACCATGCGACCGAACTGATCGCCGAAGCGGCCCTGGCCAAGCTGCTCGAAGCGACACCGTGGGAGATCGGTCTTTCGGTCCATCCGCACCCGACCGTCTCGGAGGTGATCGGCGAGGCTGCCCTCGCGGTCGACAACCTGGCGATCCATATCTGAGGCCCGAATGCGGTCTGGAGAGCCGGTGACAGTGTATACGGAATGCAGTCTGAGACGAGTGTGCGACCGAGTGAGAGGGCCGGCCGATGACAGCGATCGTCGAAGTCTTGACGCAGCTCCTCATCATCTTCGTTGCCGCGAAGCTGGGAGGTGAGCTATTCCTCCGCCTGCGTCAACCAGCTGTCATCGGTGAAATCCTCGTCGGCATCGTGATCGGTCCCTTCGCCCTCGGCTTGATCGGCTTGCCCGGGCACGAACTGCTGGCACTGTTCCATGAGGACAGCGACGCTGCTCGCGAAGGGCTGACGCTCGCCCTCGAGACGGTCGCTGAACTCGGTGTGATCGTCCTGCTTTTCTTCGTGGGCCTGGAGACGCGACTCAGCGACCTCCTGCGCGTCGGCCTCCGCTCGCTGCTCGTCGCCATTCTCGGTGTCGTCGGCCCGTTCGTCGGGGGCACGCTGCTCATGCTCGCACTCGGCTACCCCTCGATCGAGTCCATCTTCATGGGAACGGTCCTCGTGGCGAC from Thermomicrobium sp. 4228-Ro includes the following:
- the lpdA gene encoding dihydrolipoyl dehydrogenase, producing the protein MTVEQRQEFDVVFLGGGTGGYVAAIRAAQLGLKVAVVEKDKVGGTCLHRGCIPSKALLKSAELLERARRAKEFGVIVGEVQGDYATAFKRSQQVVEQLHKGIHFLFRKHGITLIQGVGRLTANRTVVVNGADGQQQELRGRAIVIDTGSRPRAIPGIPFDGVRVLNSDHTTAQLDWYPKRVIIRGGGATGVEHATVYRAFGAEVTLVGRIVPNEDEEVQQQLIRSFQRKGIRIIPDYRPTADDFDITEGGVRMRVRKSGAQEEVIEADALFVALGREGNIEDIGLEELGVRTKDGFIVTDEFFRTNVEGVYAIGDVLGIQQLAHTAMHQGIIAVEHIAGEKPLPLDYNRVPVVTYCHPEIASLGLTEREAKEQGRTIKVGKFPFRANGKSLIEGETDGFVKVIADADTNDIIGVHIIGNHATELIAEAALAKLLEATPWEIGLSVHPHPTVSEVIGEAALAVDNLAIHI